The proteins below are encoded in one region of Triticum aestivum cultivar Chinese Spring chromosome 1B, IWGSC CS RefSeq v2.1, whole genome shotgun sequence:
- the LOC101290656 gene encoding protein O-glucosyltransferase 1 — protein MGGYTTEGGGARAARAGRYPPLASLVVSTIAAFSAVIVIAVLHSAYDDALSRTRTLLGHNLEPTPWHPFPHDKGRPPPRAALRCASYLSCLPPLSQPKPAAAAANASRPRQCPSYFAAIRRDLAPWRRRDGGGGGITRALLESGRYRASMRVTITGGGTRLHVDLYYACVQSRALFTVWSLLQLMRRYPGRVPDVDLMFDCMDRPAINRTEHTGEGAPPPPPLFRYCTTRDHFDIPFPDWSFWGWPETHIEPWTREFRSIKQGSRRVKWPDRVPTAYWKGNPDVASPLRLALLACNDTNLWRAEIMRQNWEEEAKSGYQNSKLSSQCTHRYKIYAEGFAWSVSLKYILSCGSMALLIDPLYQDFFSRGLEPRVNHWPVSTVGMCESIRDAVEWGNAHPEEAERVGKRGQRLMQELGMDTVYDYMLHLLTEYAALLDFRPAPPHTAQEACAGSVLCLADDRQRRFLESSAAYPATAGPCSMPPSDG, from the exons ATGGGCGGCTACACGACGGAGGGCGGCGGCGCCCGTGCCGCCCGCGCCGGACGGTaccctcccctcgcctccctcgtCGTCTCCACCATCGCCGCCTTCTCCGCCGTCATCGTCATCGCCGTCCTCCACTCG GCGTACGACGACGCGCTGTCCCGGACGCGGACGCTGCTGGGGCACAACCTGGAGCCGACGCCGTGGCACCCGTTCCCGCACGACAagggccgcccgccgccgcgcgccgcgctCCGGTGCGCCTCCTACCTCTCCTGCCTCCCGCCGCTCTCGCAGCCGaagccagcggcggcggcggccaacgcGTCGCGGCCGCGGCAGTGCCCGTCCTACTTCGCCGCCATCCGCCGCGACCTGGCGCCCtggcggcggcgcgacggcggcggcggcggcatcacgCGCGCGCTCCTCGAGTCGGGCCGCTACCGCGCGTCCATGCGCGTCACCATCACGGGCGGCGGGACGCGGCTGCACGTGGACCTCTACTACGCCTGCGTCCAGAGCCGCGCGCTCTTCACCGTGTGGAGCCTGCTGCAGCTCATGCGGCGGTACCCCGGCCGCGTCCCGGACGTGGACCTCATGTTCGACTGCATGGACCGGCCCGCCATCAACCGCACGGAGCACACCGGCGagggcgcgccgccgccgcctcccctgtTCCGCTACTGCACCACCCGCGACCACTTCGACATCCCGTTCCCGGACTGGTCCTTCTGGGGCTGGCCGGAGACGCACATCGAGCCGTGGACCCGGGAGTTCAGGAGCATCAAGCAGGGCTCCAGGCGGGTGAAGTGGCCGGACAGGGTGCCCACGGCGTACTGGAAGGGCAACCCGGACGTGGCGTCGCCACTACGACTCGCTCTGCTCGCCTGCAACGACACCAACCTGTGGCGAGCCGAGATCATGCGCCAA AACTGGGAGGAGGAGGCCAAATCCGGGTACCAGAACTCCAAGCTCTCCAGCCAGTGCACGCACCG GTACAAGATCTACGCGGAGGGGTTCGCGTGGTCGGTGAGCCTCAAGTACATCCTGTCGTGCGGGTCCATGGCGCTGCTGATCGACCCGCTGTACCAGGACTTCTTCAGCCGGGGGCTGGAGCCGCGGGTGAACCACTGGCCGGTGAGCACGGTGGGGATGTGCGAGTCCATCCGGGACGCCGTGGAGTGGGGCAACGCGCACCCGGAGGAGGCGGAGCGCGTCGGGAAGCGCGGCCAGCGGCTCATGCAGGAGCTGGGCATGGACACCGTCTACGACTACATGCTGCACCTGCTCACCGAGTACGCCGCGCTGCTCGACTTCCGGCCGGCGCCGCCGCACACGGCACAGGAGGCCTGCGCCGGCTCCGTGCTCTGCCTCGCCGACGACCGCCAGAGGAGGTTCTTGGAGTCCTCCGCCGCGTACCCCGCCACCGCCGGACCGTGCTCCATGCCGCCGTCCGACGGCTGA
- the LOC123112630 gene encoding cullin-1 isoform X1 has product MAGHGQDRKTIDLEDGWAFMQRGITKLINILEGKPEPQFSSEDYMMLYTTIYNMCTQKPPHDYSQQLYDKYREAFEEYIRATVLPSLKEKHDEFMLRELVQRWSNHKVMVRWLSRFFHYLDRYFITRRSLTALRDVGLICFRDLIFQEIKGKVKDAVIALIDQEREGEQIDRALLKNVLDIFVEIGLGNMDCYENDFEDFLLKDTTDYYSVKAQSWIVEDSCPDYMIKAEECLKREKERVGHYLHINSEPKLLEKVQNELLASYATQLLEKEHSGCFALLRDDKVEDLSRMYRLFSKITRGLEPISNMFKTHVTNEGTALVKQAEDSANNKKPEKKEMVGMQEQVFVWKIIELHDKYVAYVTDCFQGHTLFHKALKEAFEVFCNKGVSGSSSAELLATFCDNILKKGCSEKLSDEAIEDALEKVVRLLAYISDKDLFAEFYRKKLARRLLFDKSANDEHERSILTKLKQQCGGQFTSKMEGMVTDLTVARDHQTKFEEFVADHPESNPGVDLAVTVLTTGFWPTYKTFDINLPFEMVKCVEVSKEFYATRTKHRKLTWIYSLGTCNISAKFDAKTIELIVTTYQAALLLLFNGSTKLSYSEIVTQLNLSDDDVVRLLHSLSCAKYKILSKEPAGRTISPNDSFEFNSKFTDRMRRIKIPLPPVDEKKKVVEDVDKDRRYAIDASIVRIMKSRKVMAHTQLVAECVEQLSRMFKPDFKAIKKRIEDLITRDYLERDKDNANTYRYLA; this is encoded by the exons ATGGCGGGCCACGGGCAGGACCGCAAGACGATCGATCTGGAGGATGGGTGGGCGTTCATGCAGCGGGGCATCACCAAGCTCATCAACATCCTCGAGGGCAAGCCAGAGCCGCAGTTCAGCTCCGAGGACTACATGATGCTCTACAC GACGATATACAACATGTGCACGCAGAAACCCCCGCACGACTACTCGCAGCAGCTCTATGACAAGTACCGCGAGGCCTTCGAGGAGTACATCCGGGCCACG GTATTGCCATCATTAAAAGAGAAGCATGATGAGTTTATGCTCAGGGAGCTGGTACAAAGGTGGTCGAACCATAAAGTTATGGTTAGGTGGCTTTCACGCTTTTTCCATTATCTTGACCGGTACTTCATCACACGGAGGTCGCTTACTGCACTTAGAGATGTTGGGCTTATTTGCTTCCGTGACCTG ATATTTCAAGAGATCAAAGGGAAGGTAAAAGATGCGGTGATAGCTCTG ATCGATCAAGAGCGTGAAGGTGAACAAATTGACAGGGCCTTGCTGAAGAACGTCTTGGATATATTCGTTGAAATTGGGTTAGGTAATATGGATTGTTACGAGAATGACTTCGAAGATTTCTTGCTTAAGGATACTACAGATTACTACTCTGTCAAAGCTCAAAGCTGGATTGTTGAGGATTCTTGTCCTGATTACATGATAAAG GCTGAAGAGTGCctgaaaagagagaaggagcgagttGGTCACTACTTGCATATTAACAGTGAGCCGAAGTTGCTGGAG AAAGTGCAAAATGAGTTGCTTGCCAGTTATGCAACACAACTTCTGGAGAAGGAGCATTCTGGATGTTTTGCATTGCTTCGGGATGACAAG GTTGAGGATCTTTCAAGGATGTACAGACTCTTCTCAAAAATCACCCGCGGTCTGGAACCTATTTCTAACATGTTTAAAACG CATGTTACGAACGAGGGTACAGCTTTGGTCAAGCAAGCAGAAGATTCTGCTAATAACAAGAAG CCAGAGAAGAAGGAGATGGTTGGCATGCAGGAACAG GTTTTTGTCtggaaaatcattgagctgcatgacaAGTATGTAGCATATGTGACAGATTGTTTTCAGGGCCATACACTCTTTCACAAG GCACTTAAAGAAGCCTTTGAGGTCTTCTGCAATAAGGGTGTCTCTGGCAGTTCCAGTGCTGAATTACTTGCCACATTCTGTGACAACATTTTGAAGAAAGGCTGCAGTGAGAAGCTCAGCGATGAAGCCATTGAGGATGCTCTTGAGAAG GTGGTGCGGTTGCTCGCGTACATTAGTGATAAAGATCTCTTTGCTGAGTTCTACAG GAAAAAACTTGCAAGGAGATTGCTTTTTGACAAGAGCGCCAATGATGAACATGAAAGAAGCATCCTGACAAAGCTCAAGCAGCAGTGTGGCGGGCAGTTTACTTCAAAAATGGAAGGCATGGTTACTGACCTTACGGTTGCAAGAGATCATCAAACTAAGTTTGAAGAGTTTGTAGCTGATCATCCGGAGTCAAATCCTGGGGTAGACTTGGCTGTCACTGTCTTGACAACAGGATTCTGGCCAACCTACAAAACTTTTGACATAAACCTTCCCTTCGAGATG GTGAAATGTGTGGAGGTTTCTAAGGAGTTCTACGCAACAAGAACAAAGCACAGGAAGCTTACCTGGATATACTCCTTGGGAACCTGCAATATCAGTGCAAAATTTGATGCTAAAACTATAGAGCTCATTGTTACAACATATCAG GCTGCGTTGCTGTTGTTGTTCAATGGATCTACTAAGCTTAGTTACTCTGAGATTGTAACACAGCTGAACCTGTCAGATGATGATGTTGTCCGTTTGCTCCATTCTCTCTCTTGCGCGAAATACAAGATTCTTAGCAAAGAACCAGCTGGTAGAACTATTTCGCCCAATGATTCTTTTGAGTTCAATTCGAAATTTACTGACAGGATGAGGAGGATCAAG ATACCCCTCCCTCCTGTTGATGAGAAGAAAAAGGTTGTTGAGGATGTTGACAAGGACCGGAGGTATGCAATTGATGCATCAATTGTGCGGATCATGAAAAGTCGCAAAGTTATGGCCCATACGCAGCTAGTTGCAGAATGTGTGGAGCAGCTCAGCCGCATGTTCAAG CCTGACTTCAAAGCAATCAAGAAGAGGATTGAAGATCTCATCACGAGGGATTACCTGGAGCGGGACAAGGACAACGCCAACACATACAGATATCTGGCTTGA
- the LOC123112630 gene encoding cullin-1 isoform X2: protein MAGHGQDRKTIDLEDGWAFMQRGITKLINILEGKPEPQFSSEDYMMLYTTIYNMCTQKPPHDYSQQLYDKYREAFEEYIRATVLPSLKEKHDEFMLRELVQRWSNHKVMVRWLSRFFHYLDRYFITRRSLTALRDVGLICFRDLIFQEIKGKVKDAVIALIDQEREGEQIDRALLKNVLDIFVEIGLGNMDCYENDFEDFLLKDTTDYYSVKAQSWIVEDSCPDYMIKAEECLKREKERVGHYLHINSEPKLLEKVQNELLASYATQLLEKEHSGCFALLRDDKVEDLSRMYRLFSKITRGLEPISNMFKTHVTNEGTALVKQAEDSANNKKPEKKEMVGMQEQVFVWKIIELHDKYVAYVTDCFQGHTLFHKALKEAFEVFCNKGVSGSSSAELLATFCDNILKKGCSEKLSDEAIEDALEKVVRLLAYISDKDLFAEFYRKKLARRLLFDKSANDEHERSILTKLKQQCGGQFTSKMEGMVTDLTVARDHQTKFEEFVADHPESNPGVDLAVTVLTTGFWPTYKTFDINLPFEMFFEMEIYLHFSIYVR, encoded by the exons ATGGCGGGCCACGGGCAGGACCGCAAGACGATCGATCTGGAGGATGGGTGGGCGTTCATGCAGCGGGGCATCACCAAGCTCATCAACATCCTCGAGGGCAAGCCAGAGCCGCAGTTCAGCTCCGAGGACTACATGATGCTCTACAC GACGATATACAACATGTGCACGCAGAAACCCCCGCACGACTACTCGCAGCAGCTCTATGACAAGTACCGCGAGGCCTTCGAGGAGTACATCCGGGCCACG GTATTGCCATCATTAAAAGAGAAGCATGATGAGTTTATGCTCAGGGAGCTGGTACAAAGGTGGTCGAACCATAAAGTTATGGTTAGGTGGCTTTCACGCTTTTTCCATTATCTTGACCGGTACTTCATCACACGGAGGTCGCTTACTGCACTTAGAGATGTTGGGCTTATTTGCTTCCGTGACCTG ATATTTCAAGAGATCAAAGGGAAGGTAAAAGATGCGGTGATAGCTCTG ATCGATCAAGAGCGTGAAGGTGAACAAATTGACAGGGCCTTGCTGAAGAACGTCTTGGATATATTCGTTGAAATTGGGTTAGGTAATATGGATTGTTACGAGAATGACTTCGAAGATTTCTTGCTTAAGGATACTACAGATTACTACTCTGTCAAAGCTCAAAGCTGGATTGTTGAGGATTCTTGTCCTGATTACATGATAAAG GCTGAAGAGTGCctgaaaagagagaaggagcgagttGGTCACTACTTGCATATTAACAGTGAGCCGAAGTTGCTGGAG AAAGTGCAAAATGAGTTGCTTGCCAGTTATGCAACACAACTTCTGGAGAAGGAGCATTCTGGATGTTTTGCATTGCTTCGGGATGACAAG GTTGAGGATCTTTCAAGGATGTACAGACTCTTCTCAAAAATCACCCGCGGTCTGGAACCTATTTCTAACATGTTTAAAACG CATGTTACGAACGAGGGTACAGCTTTGGTCAAGCAAGCAGAAGATTCTGCTAATAACAAGAAG CCAGAGAAGAAGGAGATGGTTGGCATGCAGGAACAG GTTTTTGTCtggaaaatcattgagctgcatgacaAGTATGTAGCATATGTGACAGATTGTTTTCAGGGCCATACACTCTTTCACAAG GCACTTAAAGAAGCCTTTGAGGTCTTCTGCAATAAGGGTGTCTCTGGCAGTTCCAGTGCTGAATTACTTGCCACATTCTGTGACAACATTTTGAAGAAAGGCTGCAGTGAGAAGCTCAGCGATGAAGCCATTGAGGATGCTCTTGAGAAG GTGGTGCGGTTGCTCGCGTACATTAGTGATAAAGATCTCTTTGCTGAGTTCTACAG GAAAAAACTTGCAAGGAGATTGCTTTTTGACAAGAGCGCCAATGATGAACATGAAAGAAGCATCCTGACAAAGCTCAAGCAGCAGTGTGGCGGGCAGTTTACTTCAAAAATGGAAGGCATGGTTACTGACCTTACGGTTGCAAGAGATCATCAAACTAAGTTTGAAGAGTTTGTAGCTGATCATCCGGAGTCAAATCCTGGGGTAGACTTGGCTGTCACTGTCTTGACAACAGGATTCTGGCCAACCTACAAAACTTTTGACATAAACCTTCCCTTCGAGATG TTTTTTGAAATGGAAATTTATCTACACTTCTCAATTTATGTCAGGTGA